One Setaria viridis chromosome 5, Setaria_viridis_v4.0, whole genome shotgun sequence genomic region harbors:
- the LOC117856144 gene encoding uncharacterized protein — protein MVGGGRRGGAADEVKLNTGNVFAALESLKKKKKGDKGKAAGSSSSSRKKHGDGAAQQQEPPQKEVFWAPAPLTTKSWADVEDDDDDDYFATTAPPRPVWGTAGHRDEAGKDEEDVEDAVRAALQEDIESDDEDLDDEVDDGAEDEPEHEAEEAAVEPPMKTVAPPTAPPKDTERQLSKKELKKKELAELDAVLAELGLSGNSSNAAQDAEKKGANQTGDGEKKEDAPAPSESKTSKKKKKKDKSSKEAKETQEAADGSEETASAEPDEDTAVDVKERLKKMASMKKKKSSKEMDTAAKIAASEAAARSARLAAAKKKEKSHYNQQPVR, from the exons ATGGTGGGCGGGGGGAGGCGGGGTGGAGCGGCGGACGAGGTGAAGCTCAACACCGGCAACGTGTTCGCGGCGCTCGAGTCcctcaagaagaagaagaagggcgacAAGGGCAAGGCGGCcgggtcgtcgtcctcctccaggaagaagcacggcgacggggcggcgcagcagcaggagccGCCGCAGAAGGAGGTCTTCTGGGCGCCCGCGCCGCTCACCACCAAGTCCTGGGCCGAtgtcgaggacgacgacgacgacgactacttcgccaccaccgcgccccCGCGCCCCGTCTGGGGCACCGCTGGACACCGCGACGAGGCGGGgaaggacgaggaggacgtCGAGGATGCTGTTCGCGCCGCCCTTCAGGAG GACATTGAGAGTGATGATGAGGACCTTGATGATGAGGTTGATGATGGTGCTGAGGATGAACCTGAGCATGAAGCGGAAGAAGCCGCAGTCGAACCTCCTATGAAGACAGTTGCACCCCCAACTGCACCCCCCAAAGATACAGAAAGGCAGCTATCTAAAAAGgagttgaaaaagaaggaatTAGCAGAACTTGATGCAGTATTGGCTGAGCTGGGACTCTCTGGGAATTCAAGCAATGCTGCACAGGATG CTGAGAAGAAAGGCGCAAACCAAACTGGTGATggagagaaaaaggaagatgctCCTGCCCCTTCTGAGAGCAAGAcctccaagaagaagaaaaagaaagacaagAGTTCCAAGGAGGCAAAAGAAACACAAGAAGCAGCTGATGGGTCAGAGGAGACTGCAAGTGCAGAACCTGATGAAGACACAGCTGTAGACGTGAAGGAGCGCCTAAAGAAGATGGCTtctatgaagaagaagaaatcgaGCAAAGAGATGGACACCGCTGCGAAAATTGCTGCTTCTGAGGCCGCAGCAAGGAGTGCAAGGCTCGCAGCAGctaagaagaaagagaagagtCATTACAACCAGCAGCCCGTGCGGTAA